Part of the bacterium genome is shown below.
GCTGGCCGTCAAGCACTCCGAGTTTTACTCCAAACCCGAAGAGTTTTTCAATCAGGAGCAGGCCACCAAGTTCTCGCTGACGGGTGACGCTACTCTGATTTCAGAAGCGGCCGGGTTTGTCGAACTCAAAGTCAAGCAGAACGGCGGCGACTCCAAGGGCATGTCGCGGCGCGACTTCCTGAAAATTTCAGGCGCGGCGATGGTGTTTGCCACGGCGGGATGCAGCCTGCGTCCGGCGCAAAAAATCATTCCGTACATCAACCAGCCCGAGGAAATCATGCTCGGCGTGCCGAACTATTATGCGTCGGCAACGGGCGGCTCGCAGGGCAACGGTGTACTGATTAAGACGCGCGAAGGCCGTCCCATAAAGCTGGAAGGCAATCCCCAGCATCCGCTGACAAAGGGCAAGCTCGACGCGCGCGGACAGTACGATATTTTCAATCTCTACGATCCCGATCGCCTGACCGGTCCTGTCGTGATGGCAAACGGTCAGCCGGCGGTTATCTCGTGGAGTGCGGCGGACGGTGAAATCGCGGAGAAACTCAAAGCCGCTCGCGGACGCATCGCAGTGCTGACCGGCACGGTGCATGGTCCGGCGCGCAAGAAAGTCATCGCTGATTTTTGCCAGAGCTTCGGTGCGATACACTACAGCTACGACGGCTGGACGCGCGAAGCGGCGCGCAAAGCCAATGAGCTGAGCTTCGGCAATGCGGTGCTGCCATCGTATCACTTCGACAAAGCCGATTACATTCTGTCACTCGACGGTGATTTTCTTGGCACGGGTTATTCCGCGCTCGAATGGCAGGCCGGATTCGGCGCGAAGCGTCATGTCAAAGACCACAAGCTGAACAAGCTCGTCTCGGCGGACTGTGCAACGACTCTGACTTCGTCCAACGCCGACGAACGCTTCCGCATGAAGCCGGGACTGAGTGTCGCTTTCGGTTTGGCCGTTGCAAACAGCCTGTCGAGCATGGGACACAGCGTGATTTCGCTCGACAGCACGGCGAACTCGAATATCTCGAAATTCAGCGCCTCGCAAGTGGAAGGCATGGCCGGACTCAAGCAGGGTACGATTGACCGCATCGCCGGTGAGCTGTGGGAAAACCGCGGCAAGAGCATCGTGTTCGGCGGTGAGTCGCTTGACCATCAGCTGGTCGCATGTCTGCTCAACGCGATGCTTGGAAACGATGGTGTCACCGTTGACGGCAACGGCGCTCCGTCGCAGCAGGCGTCCGGTTCGCTGACGGGATTGCTGGAGCTGCTGAACCGGTTGAACAGCGGCGAGATTGACGTGGTCATTACATTCGGAACCAATCCGGCGTATTCACTTCCTGAATCGGCGGGAGTTGCAGCGGCTTTCGGTAAGGCTTCGACGGTGATTCATCTGGGTGACCGTGCCGATGAGACTGGACGGCTGGCGAACTATCTGCTGCCCGGACTGCACTGGCTGGAAAGCTGGGGCGATGCCGAGCCGCAAGCGGGACTCTATTCGGTGATTCAACCGAGTGTGATGCCGCTTCATGATTGCCGCGCGGCCGAAGAGTCGCTCATTAAGTTTGCTCAAACCGCTCAAGTCGAAGGACTGGGCATGGTGACCGGCGGCTGGCATGAGTATGTGATGGAAACGTGGCGCACGGCAGTTTACAGTGCTGATGTGTTCGCCGGTGACTTTACGAGCTTCTGGAACAGCGCGCTGCGCGACGGATTCGTGGATTTGCGCAAGAGCCCGACTCCGAGACCCTATTCGGGAATTGGACTGAACAACATTCTGATTCCGCAGCAGGGTGACGAACTGCAATTGGTTGTGCTGCCTTCGCCGCATCTGACCGAAGACGGTAACGGCAATAACGCGTGGCTGCTTGAACTTCCGCATCCGGTGGGACGTGTATCGTGGACGAACTACGCGAACTTCGCGCCTAAAACCGCGAGCCGCCTGGGAGTGCGCGATGGTGACTCTATAAAGGTTACGGCAAACGGCGCAACCATTGAAGTACCCGTTCACGTACAGCCGGGTGATGTGGAGAATGTCATCACGATTGAAACGGGATGGGGACGCAAAAACGTTGGACGTGTCGGCAATGGTGTCGGCGGTAATGCGTTTGCATTGTGTGCGGTCGAGAATAACGCGCTGCGCACGGTGCACGCCGTGTCCATCGAAAAGACGGGACGTTGGGAAGAGTTGCCGGATGTGCAAGGTCACAACTACACCGAAGGTCGTCCGATTGTCGCCGAAACGCCGTTTGAGCAGTACCTGAAGAATCCGGAATCCGGCAAGTGGCACGAGCATGAGTTAATGTCCCTTTGGCCTGAGCATGAATACAAGGGCAACAAGTGGGGCATGGTGATTGACCAGACCGCCTGTATCGGCTGTAATGCTTGTATGGCGGCCTGCTCGGTGGAGAACAACATTCCGGTCGTGGGTGTTGGTCAGATTCGATTGGGACGAGAGCTGCATTGGATTCGTGTGGACCGCTACTACAGCGGCGATGAGCACGAGCCGGAATTCACCTATCAGCCGATGCTTTGCCAGCACTGCGACAATGCGCCGTGCGAAACAGTCTGTCCGGTTGTGGCTACGATTCACAGCGAAGAGGGCCTGAACATGCAGGTCTATAACCGTTGCGTCGGTACGAGATATTGTTCGAACAACTGCCCCTACAAGGTGCGCCGCTTTAATTGGCACGAATACACGTTTGCGGCTTATGAACCGCATCCGCTGCAGCTCGTGCTGAACCCCGAAGTGACGGTGCGCGAAAAGGGCGTGATGGAGAAGTGCACGTTCTGCCAGCAGCGTATTCGCGACGGCAAGGAACGCGCCAAGGAAATGAACCGCCCGGTGACTGATGCGGATATCAAGACGGCTTGTCAGCAGACCTGTCCGACGGACGCCATCAGCTTCGGCAATACGAATAACCCGGATAGCCAGGTTTCACATATGAAGAAAGACCCGCGCGCGTACAACGTGATTGCCGAAGTCAATACGCGTCCTGCGGTGACCTATTTCACGAAACTGCGCAACCGGCCGACACGCGACACCGACCTGCATCTGGGCGGACACGGTGACGGTCACGGCGGTCACGACGACGCGCACGCAACTGAGGGAGGTCACCACTCGTGAGCGCTCCGGCGACGGAACAATTTCTCTCCCGCGACATTCGCTTAGGACAAGTCACCCGCGACGTTATCGCTCCGACCGAGCGCATGCCGTCCATCGGATGGTGGATTGGATTCCTGATTGCTTCGGGCATGCTCGGTATCGGCGTCATCGTCGTCTACATATTGTTGACGCGCGGACAGGGTATCTTCGGTCTCAGCCATCCCTACGGCTGGGCCTTTGACATTACGAACTTCGTGTTCTGGATCGGTATCGGCCACGCCGGCACGCTGATTTCGGCGATTCTCTTCCTGCTCAGACAACGGTGGAGAACTTCGATTAACCGCTCGGCAGAAGCGATGACAATTTTCGCCGTGATGACCGCATTAATCTTCCCGTTGCTCCACACCGGACGGCAGTGGGTGGCCTATTGGCTTGTCCCGCTTCCCAATGACCGGTTGCTGTGGGTGAATTTCCGCTCACCGCTGTTGTGGGACGTGTTCGCGGTTTCGACGTATTTCACCATCTCGCTCTTGTTCTGGTACACAGGTCTTGTGCCCGACTTCGCCTCGATGCGCGACAAGGCCAAGAACTTCCTGCGCAAGAAAATTTACGGCGCGCTGTCGCTGGGCTGGACGGGCTCGATGCGCGACTGGACACATTACGAAAAGGCATATTTGCTGTTCGCCGGAATGAGCACGGCGCTTGTGCTGTCCGTGCATACGGTTGTGTCGTACGACTTCGCGACGTCAATTATCCCCGGCTGGCATACCACCATCTTCCCGCCTTACTTCGTCGCCGGCGCTATCTTCTCCGGCTTCGCGATGGTGGTGACGCTGCTGGTGTTCATGCGCACGGCGTTTAAGCTGGAACATTATATCACTATCCGGCACATGGAGCTGATGAACAAAATCATCCTCCTGACCGGCATGCTCGTCGGTTACGCGTATCTGACCGAGTTCTTCATCGCGTGGTACAGCGAAAACCCTTTCGAGCGCTATGTGTTCATGAACCGTC
Proteins encoded:
- the nrfD gene encoding polysulfide reductase NrfD, with the protein product MPSIGWWIGFLIASGMLGIGVIVVYILLTRGQGIFGLSHPYGWAFDITNFVFWIGIGHAGTLISAILFLLRQRWRTSINRSAEAMTIFAVMTALIFPLLHTGRQWVAYWLVPLPNDRLLWVNFRSPLLWDVFAVSTYFTISLLFWYTGLVPDFASMRDKAKNFLRKKIYGALSLGWTGSMRDWTHYEKAYLLFAGMSTALVLSVHTVVSYDFATSIIPGWHTTIFPPYFVAGAIFSGFAMVVTLLVFMRTAFKLEHYITIRHMELMNKIILLTGMLVGYAYLTEFFIAWYSENPFERYVFMNRLTGPFSWAFYIMFFCNVAVPQIFWFKKARTSIPIMFVVSILVNIGMWFERFNIIVSSLHRDFLPTNWDNFVPTIYDFGWTIGAFGLFLTLFLLFVRVFPTVSIAEIKHTLPKPADSSKEGVHG
- a CDS encoding 4Fe-4S dicluster domain-containing protein; its protein translation is MKQTANKDTAAKLRHWTTLGELHGDEAALAVKHSEFYSKPEEFFNQEQATKFSLTGDATLISEAAGFVELKVKQNGGDSKGMSRRDFLKISGAAMVFATAGCSLRPAQKIIPYINQPEEIMLGVPNYYASATGGSQGNGVLIKTREGRPIKLEGNPQHPLTKGKLDARGQYDIFNLYDPDRLTGPVVMANGQPAVISWSAADGEIAEKLKAARGRIAVLTGTVHGPARKKVIADFCQSFGAIHYSYDGWTREAARKANELSFGNAVLPSYHFDKADYILSLDGDFLGTGYSALEWQAGFGAKRHVKDHKLNKLVSADCATTLTSSNADERFRMKPGLSVAFGLAVANSLSSMGHSVISLDSTANSNISKFSASQVEGMAGLKQGTIDRIAGELWENRGKSIVFGGESLDHQLVACLLNAMLGNDGVTVDGNGAPSQQASGSLTGLLELLNRLNSGEIDVVITFGTNPAYSLPESAGVAAAFGKASTVIHLGDRADETGRLANYLLPGLHWLESWGDAEPQAGLYSVIQPSVMPLHDCRAAEESLIKFAQTAQVEGLGMVTGGWHEYVMETWRTAVYSADVFAGDFTSFWNSALRDGFVDLRKSPTPRPYSGIGLNNILIPQQGDELQLVVLPSPHLTEDGNGNNAWLLELPHPVGRVSWTNYANFAPKTASRLGVRDGDSIKVTANGATIEVPVHVQPGDVENVITIETGWGRKNVGRVGNGVGGNAFALCAVENNALRTVHAVSIEKTGRWEELPDVQGHNYTEGRPIVAETPFEQYLKNPESGKWHEHELMSLWPEHEYKGNKWGMVIDQTACIGCNACMAACSVENNIPVVGVGQIRLGRELHWIRVDRYYSGDEHEPEFTYQPMLCQHCDNAPCETVCPVVATIHSEEGLNMQVYNRCVGTRYCSNNCPYKVRRFNWHEYTFAAYEPHPLQLVLNPEVTVREKGVMEKCTFCQQRIRDGKERAKEMNRPVTDADIKTACQQTCPTDAISFGNTNNPDSQVSHMKKDPRAYNVIAEVNTRPAVTYFTKLRNRPTRDTDLHLGGHGDGHGGHDDAHATEGGHHS